Below is a genomic region from Virgibacillus dokdonensis.
TGTTCTTAATTCTTGATTTACAAGTAAATGACTGTATCCTTGATCTTTTTCAATTCGTATTAATGTATCTAACACTTTGCTTCGTAGCGATTCTGTTTTCATTATCATTATTCACCCATTACTTGACCAATTTGAATTCGATTCGGATTACCTTGTAAATAATCCTTAACTTTCATTCTTTTTTTACCAGCTGGTTGTATTTCTGTGATACGGAAACCTTTCTTGTCCCCACAAACAACGATGAAAGCACAGTTATCTGGTTTATCGACAACTTCTCCAGGTTGTCCGTCATACACCTTATCAATTGGTTCTCCCCACCAAATTTTCATTGGTTTGTCTTGCAAAGTCGTATAGGCCACTGGCCATGGATGTAAGCCACGAACATGATTGTATATCACGTGACTAGGTTTATTCCAATCAATTTCCTCCTGCTCCCGTTTAATATTAGCAGCAAAGGTTGCTTGATCGTGGTTTTGTTTCATTGCTTTTATGTCGCCTGCAAATAATTGAGGGAGCGTTTGTGTTAATAATTCCGAACCTGCTTTGGCCAATTTATCGTGTAAACTACCCACATGATCATCTGCATCAATCGATACCTTTTGTTGTGTCAGCATATCACCTGCATCTAATTTTTCTACCATATACATAATCGTAATTCCTGTCTCTTTTTTACCTTCCATAATGGCATAGTGAATGGGTGCTCCGCCTCGTAATTCTGGCAATAAGGAAGCATGTACATTGATGCAACCATATGGAGGTGCAGTTAATAACGCATTAGGCAATAGTTGACCATAAGCTGCAGTTACGATTAAATCAGGGCTATATGTCAATATCTCTTCGTAATTATCCTTTAACTTTTCTGGTTGAAAGACAGGAATATGATGTTTCTCTGCTTCCAATTTTACTGGTGGGGGGGCAAGCACCCGTTTTCTTCCTTTAGGTCGATCAGGCTGGGTAACAGCAAGAACAATTTCATAAGGCGAGTCTATTAATGTCCGTAAAATTGGTACTGCAAAATCGGGAGTTCCCATAAATACAATTCGCTTCATTTCAC
It encodes:
- the fmt gene encoding methionyl-tRNA formyltransferase, giving the protein MKRIVFMGTPDFAVPILRTLIDSPYEIVLAVTQPDRPKGRKRVLAPPPVKLEAEKHHIPVFQPEKLKDNYEEILTYSPDLIVTAAYGQLLPNALLTAPPYGCINVHASLLPELRGGAPIHYAIMEGKKETGITIMYMVEKLDAGDMLTQQKVSIDADDHVGSLHDKLAKAGSELLTQTLPQLFAGDIKAMKQNHDQATFAANIKREQEEIDWNKPSHVIYNHVRGLHPWPVAYTTLQDKPMKIWWGEPIDKVYDGQPGEVVDKPDNCAFIVVCGDKKGFRITEIQPAGKKRMKVKDYLQGNPNRIQIGQVMGE